The following are encoded together in the Raphanus sativus cultivar WK10039 unplaced genomic scaffold, ASM80110v3 Scaffold0611, whole genome shotgun sequence genome:
- the LOC108836018 gene encoding probable WRKY transcription factor 50 — protein sequence MNDSETNLARSFSDDTHSGFELPDLYLSDEWMDDDLVSVVSGMNHSYGYQTSDHDAHASSVLFSGSSSTFIHPASPSTIASAENQIKKEKKKVKERVAFKTRSDVEVLDDGFKWRKYGKKMVKNSPHPRNYYKCAADGCPVKKRVERDKDDPSFVITTYEGSHNHCNMY from the exons ATGAATGATTCAGAGACAAACTTGGCGAGGAGTTTCAGCGATGATACTCACTCAGGGTTCGAACTTCCGGATCTTTACTTGTCAGATGAATGGATGGACGATGATCTTGTCTCTGTGGTTTCCGGGATGAATCATTCTTATGGTTATCAGACCAGTGATCATGATGCTCATGCTTCCTCTGTTTTATTCTCCGGTTCCTCTAGCACTTTCATTCATCCCGCATCTCCAAGTACTATAGCTTCTGCTG aaaaccaaataaagaaagaaaagaagaaagttaaAGAGAGAGTTGCATTCAAGACAAGGTCTGATGTGGAAGTGCTTGACGACGGGTTCAAGTGGAGAAAGTATGGGAAGAAGATGGTAAAGAACAGCCCACATCCCAG AAACTACTACAAATGTGCAGCTGATGGCTGTCCAGTGAAGAAAAGGGTTGAAAGAGATAAAGATGATCCTAGCTTTGTGATAACAACTTACGAGGGCTCCCACAATCACTGTAACATGTACTAA
- the LOC108807879 gene encoding U-box domain-containing protein 35-like, which yields MAPPYSSDDSHSPVNSTVIAIDKEKHSHYAVRWAVDHLANTIHNPLIILLHVRLKSSNYGGNGANDDLNQLFIPYRGYCARKGISMSEAVVDDSDVAKAILEYINGNLVNNLVLGAASKNTYTFARSLMFSKHHDVQGAIMKSIPDFCSVYVICKGKIQSSRPAQRPITNTLAPPRVPSSGFLIQSLSDSEQDPVPAGQRSARRKPTEIYPHNRAFNTTQERPKTPINGSMDFNNAFTQVAFQRNPTIQSSFSDESEGGMRGSVDISSHNSDFYGASSSSDESNAQTTKDIEAEMRRLKLELKQTMDMYSSACKEALTAKRKANELNQWKIEEALKFEKAKLSEEAALAVAEMEKAKCRTALEAAEKAQRMAELEGQRRKQAEIKARNESEDKDRAMNALAHNDVRYRRYSIEEIEEATENFANHRKIGEGGYGPVYKGELDHTPVAIKVLRPDAAQGKKQFQQEVEVLSSIRHPHMVLLLGACPEYGCLVYELMENGSLEDILVRRGNSKPLSWRKRFEIAAEIATALSFLHQAKPEPLVHRDLKPANILLDKNYVSKISDVGLARLVPASVADNVTQYHMTSAAGTFCYIDPEYQQTGMLTTKSDIYSLGIMLLQIITARPPMGLAHHVSRAISRGTLKDMLDPTVPDWPLQEAQAFAAMSLRCAELRKKDRPDLGKDVVPLLIRLKNLGNDAGLTRADEG from the exons ATGGCTCCACCGTACTCCTCAGACGATAGCCATTCACCGGTAAACTCAACAGTGATCGCCATTGATAAAGAGAAGCATAGCCATTACGCGGTTCGTTGGGCGGTCGACCATCTAGCCAACACCATTCACAACCCACTCATCATTCTTCTTCATGTTCGTCTCAAAAGTTCAAATT ATGGAGGGAATGG agcCAATGATGATCTAAACCAGCTTTTCATTCCATATCGAGGATATTGTGCACGCAAAGGg ATTTCCATGTCGGAGGCTGTTGTAGACGATTCGGACGTGGCGAAAGCAATCTTGGAGTATATTAATGGCAACCTGGTTAACAATCTTGTGTTGGGAGCAGCCTCCAAGAACACATACACATTTGCTAGGTCTCTTATGTTTAGTAAACACCACGACGTGCAAGGTGCCATAATGAAATCGATACCTGATTTTTGTTCGGTCTACGTAATATGCAAAGGAAAAATTCAGTCTTCCCGACCAGCTCAAAGACCCATCACCAACACGCTTGCCCCTCCTCGTGTACCCTCGTCTGGCTTTCTGATCCAGTCTTTGTCGGATAGCGAGCAAGATCCTGTGCCTGC cgGCCAACGTAGTGCAAGGAGAAAACCCACAGAGATATATCCACACAATCGTGCCTTCAATACCACGCAAGAAAGGCCCAAAACCCCTATAAATGGGTCGATGGATTTCAACAATGCCTTTACCCAAGTTGCGTTCCAAAGGAACCCCACTATACAAAGTTCGTTTTCTGATGAATCTGAAGGTGGTATGAGGGGCTCCGTTGATATCTCCTCTCATAATTCAGATTTCTATGGGGCATCAAGTTCTTCAGACGAGTCAAATGCTCAAACAACT AAAGATATCGAAGCTGAAATGAGGAGGCTGAAGCTTGAACTAAAGCAAACTATGGATATGTATAGCTCAGCCTGTAAAGAAGCACTTACAGCAAAAAGAAAG GCCAACGAGTTAAATCAGTGGAAAATAGAAGAAGCTCTTAAATTCGAGAAAGCCAAGCTATCTGAAGAAGCAGCATTGGCAGTGGCAGAAATGGAGAAGGCAAAGTGTAGAACGGCCTTAGAGGCAGCTGAGAAAGCTCAGAGAATGGCAGAGCTAGAAGGACAAAGAAGAAAGCAAGCAGAGATAAAAGCAAGAAATGAATCAGAGGACAAAGACCGTGCAATGAATGCTTTAGCACATAACGATGTTCGTTACAGAAGATATTCCATAGAAGAGATCGAAGAAGCCACAGAGAACTTTGCAAATCATAGAAAAATTGGAGAAGGAGGTTACGGACCAGTGTACAAAGGCGAACTTGACCACACTCCTGTTGCCATTAAAGTCCTGAGACCTGATGCTGCTCAAGGAAAAAAACAATTCCAACAAGAG GTTGAAGTTCTAAGTAGCATAAGGCATCCTCACATGGTCCTCCTCCTAGGTGCATGTCCAGAATATGGATGCTTGGTTTACGAGTTAATGGAAAATGGGAGCTTAGAGGACATACTCGTCCGCAGAGGAAACTCTAAACCGCTTTCTTGGAGGAAACGTTTCGAAATAGCGGCAGAGATTGCTACCGCCTTATCATTCCTCCATCAAGCTAAACCAGAACCGTTGGTTCACCGCGACCTCAAACCAGCCAACATACTCTTAGACAAAAACTACGTGAGCAAGATCAGCGACGTTGGTTTAGCAAGGTTAGTCCCTGCATCAGTAGCTGATAACGTCACGCAATACCACATGACATCTGCAGCCGGGACATTCTGTTACATAGACCCTGAGTATCAACAAACAGGAATGTTAACCACAAAGTCAGATATATACTCGTTGGGGATAATGCTGCTTCAGATCATAACCGCAAGGCCTCCCATGGGGCTGGCTCACCATGTCTCGAGGGCTATCAGTAGAGGAACTTTGAAGGATATGCTTGATCCGACCGTGCCAGATTGGCCTCTACAAGAGGCTCAAGCTTTTGCAGCTATGTCGTTGAGATGCGCGGAGCTCAGAAAAAAAGATAGACCGGATCTTGGGAAGGATGTAGTCCCACTTCTTATTCGTTTAAAGAACTTAGGTAATGATGCTGGTCTAACTCGTGCTGATGAAGGCTAA
- the LOC108807883 gene encoding uncharacterized protein LOC108807883, with translation MTFNIDKFIKTLAWFLVVHFTTFSYAGRSHFVTTELNIRNDMQGFKRQEIVYFCQAINSGLEYGWRRAKKPPLGHTFNVLLEGGQKLEEEVHRCHFRSVLGTANVDIRMTAIDAEMCNYKKACAIHEVTPEGIIFDGKEWDFQERYPRLIPRRYLEAKWKPWPRRGTVAQESQRRPGGSQ, from the coding sequence ATGACGTTTAACATtgataaattcataaaaacCCTAGCATGGTTCCTTGTGGTGCACTTCACCACATTCTCCTACGCCGGGAGGTCACATTTTGTCACAACGGAGCTAAACATACGTAATGATATGCAAGGCTTCAAACGTCAAGAGATCGTTTACTTCTGTCAAGCTATAAACAGCGGCCTCGAATACGGATGGCGACGAGCCAAGAAGCCACCATTGGGCCATACCTTCAATGTACTCCTTGAAGGTGGCCAAAAGCTGGAGGAGGAGGTCCACCGCTGCCATTTCAGGTCTGTTCTCGGCACAGCGAACGTTGATATCCGTATGACCGCGATCGATGCCGAGATGTGTAATTATAAGAAGGCATGTGCAATCCATGAGGTCACACCGGAAGGGATAATTTTCGATGGTAAGGAGTGGGATTTTCAGGAGAGGTATCCAAGGCTGATACCGAGGAGATACCTTGAAGCTAAGTGGAAACCTTGGCCACGACGCGGCACCGTGGCCCAGGAGAGCCAACGTCGCCCTGGGGGCTCACAATGA